In the Gossypium raimondii isolate GPD5lz chromosome 9, ASM2569854v1, whole genome shotgun sequence genome, one interval contains:
- the LOC105797732 gene encoding LOW QUALITY PROTEIN: uncharacterized protein LOC105797732 (The sequence of the model RefSeq protein was modified relative to this genomic sequence to represent the inferred CDS: inserted 1 base in 1 codon; substituted 1 base at 1 genomic stop codon) has translation MTQLLKGVDKGKGPVIVSEEENNGEPLYPPGFTPPHAQVQTELHPRRPSVSVRPQQFQGDASIPMNFQPGAGSNPGDSPNNIVVPDLDEMVEKDKAKEEFPKQFEEKWKWIEEKFRAIESIESYHGIDAKDLSLVPDLVLPYKFKMPEFEKYNGTSCPGSHITMFCRRMTGYINNDQLLIHCFQESLTGAASKWYNQLSRAKIATWRDLAQAFLRQYNHVSEMMPDRITLQNLEKKSNESFRQSAQRWREVAVQVQPPLLEKEMTMLFINTLKAPFITHMLGSASKNFSDIIMNGEMIEHAIKSGKIDGGENNRRAPPRKRENEVNNVNAYGRSITVNQPKKVVANQQGSSRQESGARQTTEKPQFTPIPMSYKELYQTLFDAHVVAPCYLSPLQPPYPKWYDTNAQCDYHAVISGHSIENCTAFKKVVEGLIKLGVVKLDDSPNAKNPLPNHADKGVNMVSEDSEEGHEMGNYCEFHHKTGHEIQECEGFKALVQSMMDNKEMRFYEDAKEMRSICATELGTKAPKINHPVVIISRPKGNEVRAQVTPKIVIQKPSNFSYRDNKMVPWNYGCNVTILGKEAERNQEIGSYTRNGKRHDAQAESSREENWKKEQRKGKAVEVEPLVNEPIKEEEAKEFLKFLKHSEYSVVEQLHKQPARISVLALLLNSEVHRNALLNVLNETYVADDISVNKLDRLINNIGADNFIFFNDDEIPSGGRGSTKALHVTVRCKGYTLPGALVDNGSALNVLPLSTLSRIPIDSSHMKACQSIVRAFDGTKKEVMGRIEVPLRIGPVTYEVDFLLMDIKPSYNCLLGRPWIHSVGAVPSSLHQKVKLVSEDRLVTIDTEEDIIAMRTSDAPYVDINDEALECSFRSLEFVNAMFIAEGNRIPISKISRTTEMGLRLMVGRGASPGKGLEKYLQGRIEAPMPKEKFDRFGLGYKPDMKQKKKEVEKRQEKRRARLNGHEAKCEPLTFPHISTSFVSGGFIHSECGVSGSGMGGMLENVYTNAIEATERRALLEICPYEPGSELNNWTAEEIPVVFRAYSESSDINDMSDAASNAEPIFEQEVCLEGSHDFENDEDYDASPDLLRMVEQEDKHILPHRESLEIVSLEDGKEVKIGTEITAKTRQDLINLLREFKDVFAWSYQDMPGLSTNIVVHRLPIKEDCKPVQQKLRRMRPDIVLKIREEVKRQFDAGFLQEVKYSDWVANIVPVPKKDGKVRMCVDYRDLNKASPKDNFPLPHIDTLVDNTAGYSLFSFMDGFSGYNQIKIHPGDMRKTTFITLWRTFCYKVMPFGLKNAGATYQRAMVTLFHDMMHKEIEVYVDDMIAKSRTEEEHVQVMKRLFLRLKKFQLKLNPAKCTFGARSGKLLGFIVSKKGIEVDPDKVKAIRDLPPPRTQKEVRGFLGRLNYIARFISQLTEKCDPVFRLLKKHNPGEWDEECQRAFDKVKQYLANTPVLSPPSPDRPLILYLTVLENSMGCVLGQHDETGKKERAIYYLSKKFTDCEMRYSLIEKLCCALIWATRRLRQYMLYHTTWLISKLDPLKYMMESTALNGRMARWQILLSEFDIVYVSQKAIKGSAIADFLGSRALEDYESLNFDFPNEDLMYVANTEENPQMDHVWKLNFDGASNATGNGVGAVLVSPSGDHYPVASKLDFDCTNNMAEYEACIMGIRAAIERNIKVLRVYGDSALVIYQLKGEWETRDPKLIGYRKLVLELAEEFDDITFYYLPREENQMADVLATLASMIQVNRLEAMRPVQMSISETPANCCNIEEEGKDDCPWYQSILQYVKNREYPDQATENDKRTLRKIAIEYVLDGEVLYKRRKDLVLLRCVDAVEAKKILEEVHEGICGTHASGFTMARQIMRFGYYWPTMEGDCIDHARKCHKCQIYGDKIHAPHSPLHVMTSPWPFSMWGMDVIGPISPKASNGHRFIFVVIDYFTKWVEAASYANVTKAVVSKFLKKEIICRYGMPERIISDNAMNLNNSTIAEVCSQFKIKHHNSSPYRLKMNGPVEAANKNIKRIVGKMTETYKDWHEKLSFALLAYRTSVRTSTGXTSFSLVYGMEAVLPIEVEIPSLRVLSELQLDKAXWIQSRYDQLNLIEEKRLRAIHHGQMYQKRMMRAYNKKVRPREFREGDLVLEKILPMQKDFRGKWMPNWEGPYVVKKAFSGGALILCEMNGKSLPNPVNADSVKKYFT, from the exons ATCCCGGTGATAGCCCGAATAATATTGTTGTCCCAGATCTTGATGAGATGGTTGAAAAGGACAAGGCGAAGGAGGAATTTCCAAAACAATTtgaggagaaatggaaatggatagAAGAGAAGTTTAGGGCAATAGAAAGCATCGAAAGCTATCATGGAATAgatgcaaaagatctgagcttggttccgGACTTGGTGCTCCCTTACAAATTTAAGATGCCGGAATTCGAGAAATACAACGGGACTAGTTGCCCAGGATcccatattactatgttttgtAGAAGAATGACGgggtatattaataatgatcaattattaatacattgcttTCAGGAAAGTCTTACGGGAGCGGCGTCAAAGTGGTACAATCAGCTGAGCCGAGCTAAAATTGCTACTTGGAGGGATTTAGCACAGGCTTTCCTGAGACAATACAATCATGTCTCAGAAATGATGCCTGACAGGATAACTCTGCAAAATTTAGAGAAGAAATCGAACGAAAGCTTCAGACAATCTGCGCAGAGGTGGCGAGAGGTGGCGGTTCAGGTGCAACCACCGCTTTTGGAAAAagagatgacgatgctttttattaatactttgaaagccccgttcatcactcacatgttgggaagcgcttcaaaaaatttttcggatataatcatgaatggtgaaatgattgagcatgccattaaaagtggaaaaatagATGGAGGAGAAAATAATAGGAGGGCACCcccgaggaaaagagaaaatgaagtgaataatGTGAATGCTTATGGTAGGTCAATTACCGTGAATCAACCAAAGAAAGTGGTTGCTAATCAACAGGGATCATCAAGACAAGAGTCGGGAGCTAGGCAAACTACTGAAAAGCCCCAATTCACGCCAATCCCGATGTCATACAAGGAGTTGTATCAGACTTTATTCGATgcacatgttgttgctcctTGTTACTTGAGTCCTCTACAACCCCCGTATCCAAAATGGTATGATACGAACGcgcaatgtgattatcatgcggTAATTTCTGGGCACTCGATAGAAAATTGTACTGCTTTCAAGAAGGTAGTAGAAGGACTTATCAAATTAGGTGTTGTCAAACTTGACGACTCACCTAACGCAAAGAATCCGTTACCTAATCACGCAGATAAGGGGGTGAATATGGTTAGCGAAG ATTCTGAGGAAGGGCATGAGATGGGAAATTATTGTGAATTTCACCATAAAACAGGGCATGAAATCCAAGAATGTGAAGGATTCAAGGCTTTGGTTCAAagcatgatggataacaaggagatgAGGTTTTATGAAGATGCGAAAGAAATGAGGAGCATATGCGCGACAGAGTTGGGAACAAAAGCTCCAAAAATAAATCATCCTGTGGTCATTATCTCACGCCCTAAGGGTAATGAGGTTAGGGCTCAGgtaacaccaaaaattgtaatccagaaaccatcaaatttctcttATAGGGATAACAAAATGGTGCCGTGGAATTACGGGTGTAATGTGACCATTTTGGGAAAAGAAGCAGAAAGAAATCAGGAAATAGGTTCTTACACGCGCAATGGAAAAAGACATGACGCTCAAGCAGAGTCGTCCAGGGAAGAGAATTGGAAGAAAGAACAGAGGAAAGGGAAAGCAGTAGAAGTTGAGCCATTGGTAaatgaaccaataaaagaagaggAGGCAAAGGAGTTTTTGAAGTTTCTGAAACACAGTGAATACAGTGTTGTGGAGCAACTGCACAAACAGCCAGCCCGCATTTCTGTATTAGCTTTACTCCTAAACTCAGAAGTACATCGGAATGCACTTTTAAATGTGCTAAACGAAACATATGTGGCTGACGATATTTCGGTAAACAAGCTGGATCGGTTGATCAACAATATTGGTgctgacaattttatcttcttcaatgatgatgaaataccatcCGGAGGAAGAGGTTCTACTAAAGCCCTGCATGTTACTGTCCGATGCAAAGGGTACACACTCCCGGGGGCCTTGGTTGATAATGGATCTGCACTGAATGTATTGCCTTTGTCCACTCTTAGTCGAATACCAATAGACAGTTCGCACATGAAAGCATGCCAGAGcatagtaagggcatttgatggaacaAAAAAGGAGGTTATGGGGAGAATTGAGGTACCATTAAGGATTGGCCCAGTCACTTATGAGGTGGATTTCTTGTTAATGGATATTAAACCTTCCTACAACTGTCTATTGGGGAGACCATGGATACACTCAGTAGGGGCAGTACcttcatcattacatcagaagGTGAAGTTGGTATCGGAGGATCGGTTGGTAACAATAGATACAGAGGAGGATATTATCGCAATGAGGACTAGCGATGCACCTTATGTGGACATCAACGATGAGGCACTAGAATGTTCTTTTCGGTCGTTAGAATTTGTGAACGCGATGTTTATTGCGGAGGGAAATAGAATTCCAATATCGAAAATATCCAGGACCACTGAGATGGGATTGCGATTGATGGTAGGAAGAGGAGCCTCACCCGGGAAAGGATTAGAAAAATATCTTCAGGGAAGGATTGAGGCACCAATGCCGAAGGAAAAGTTTGATAGATTTGGtttaggatacaagccagacatgaagcagaagaagaaagaagtagAGAAGAGACAAGAGAAAAGAAGGGCGCGTTTGAATGGACATGAAGCTAAGTGTGAGCCTTTAACCTTTCCCCACATATCTACATCTTTTGTGTCGGGAGGATTTATTCATTCTGAATGTGGAGTGTCCGGTAGCGGCATGGGAGGAATGTTGGAAAATGTTTATACCAACGCCATAGAAGCAACGGAAAGGAGGGCCTTGTTGGAGATCTGCCCTTATGAGCCTGGAAgcgagctaaacaattggactgctgaagaaatccctgtagtcttTAGGGCTTATTCAGA GtcttcagatatcaatgacatgagtgacgctgcctCAAACGCGGAGCCTATTTTTGAGCAAGAagtgtgtttagagggatcccacgactttgaaaatgacgaagATTATGATGCATCTCCGGACTTGTTAAGAATGGTGGAACAAGAGGATAAGCATATCCTACCTCATAGGGAATCATTAGAAATAGTGAGCCTAGAGGATGGAaaggaggtgaaaattggaactgaaatcACCGCAAAGACAAGGCAAGACCTCATTAATTTGCtccgagagttcaaagatgttttcgcgTGGTCGTACCAAGATATGCCTGGGCTAAGTACTAACATTGTGGTGCATCGTCTGCCCATAAAGGAGGATTGTAAACCcgttcaacagaagctcaggAGAATGAGACCTGACATTGTGTTGAAAATAAGAGAAGAAGTCAAAAGACAATTCGACGCTGGATTCTTACAAGAGGTCAAGTATTCGGAttgggtagccaacatcgtcCCTGTTCCCAAAAAAGATGGaaaggtacgaatgtgtgtggattatagGGATTTGAACAAGGCTAGTCCAAAGGACAACTTTCCACTGCCCCACATTGATACTTTGGTAGATAACACGGCGGGctattcattgttttctttcatggatggtttctctggatacaatcaaataaagatacATCCTGGAGACATgaggaaaaccacattcattaccTTATGGAGAACATTCTGTTACAAGGTAATGCCCTTCGGATTgaagaatgcgggagcaacatatcaaagagctATGGTGACTTTGTTTCAcgacatgatgcacaaggagATCGAAGTCTATGTTGACGATATGATCGCAAAGTCTAGAACGGAAGAAGAGCATGTTCAGGTCATGAAAAGGTTATTTTTGAGATTAAAGaaatttcagctcaagcttaacCCGGCCAAATGCACGTTTGGAGCCAGATCAGGGAAGTTATTAGGCTTCATAGTTAGCAAAAAGGGGATCGAggttgacccagacaaagtaaaggcaatacgagatttacctcCCCCGCGCACTCAGAAGGAGGTGCGAGGTTTCCTAGGGAGgctgaattacattgctcggttcatcTCACAACTGACAGAGAAATGTGATCCAGTATTCCGGCTCttaaagaaacataatccgGGTGAATGGGATGAAGAGTGTCAGAGGGCTTTCGATAAGGTAAAGCAGTACTTGGCTAATACTCCAGTCTTATCACCTCCAAGTCCAGATAGGCCATTGATATTGTATCTAACAGTGTTGGAgaattccatgggatgcgtattgggccaacatgatgagacgggaaagaaagaaagggcaatatactatctcagtaagaaatttaCCGATTGCGAAATGAGGTACTCATtaattgagaagttgtgttgtgCTCTAATCTGGGCAACCCGAAGACTGAGGCAGTATATGTTGTATCACACgacttggctgatttcaaagttagatcctttaaagtatatgatggaatcGACTGCTTTGAAcgggagaatggctagatggcagatCTTGCTCTCAGAATTTGATATAGTATATGTCAGTCAGAAGGCCATAAAGGGAAGTGCAATAGCCGATTTCCTAGGTAGTAGAGCCTTGGAGGACTATGAATCTTTGAATTTCGATTTTCCAAACGAGGACTTGATGTATGTGGCGAATACTGAAGAAAATCCTCAAATGGATCACGTAtggaagttaaattttgatggagcttcaaatgctaCGGGTAATGGAGTTGGGGCAGTTTTGGTATCCCCaagtggagatcattatcctgttgctagcaagttggacttcgattgtacaaataatatggcagaatatgaagcatgtattatgggCATTCGTGCAGCCATTGAACGGAACATCAAAGTGCTGAGAGTATACGGGGATTCAGCgttggtgatataccaactcaaaggggAGTGGGAGACTAGAGATCCTAAGCTAATCGGTTATAGAAAACTAGTTCTCGAATTGGCTGAAGAGTTTGACGATATCACCTTCTATTACCTCCCACGGGAGGAAAACCAAATGGCTGATGTATTAGCTACTCTAGCTTCGATGATTCAGGTGAATAGACTTGAGGCAATGAGGCCTGTTCAGATGAGTATCTCTGAGACCCCGGCTAATTGCTGCAATATTGAGGAGGAGGGAAAAGATGATTGTCCTTGGTATCAGAGTATCCTacaatatgtgaagaatcgggAATACCCTGATCAAGCGACAGAGAATGACAAGAGAACTCTGAGAAAGATAGCCATTGaatatgtcttagatggagaaGTGTTATATAAAAGAAGGAAGGATCTAGTactgttaagatgtgtggatgctGTGGAagccaagaaaattttggaagaagtccatgagggtatttGTGGAACGCACGCCAGTGGTTTCACGATGgccagacagatcatgagatttgggtactattggcccaccatggaaggagattgtATTGATCATGCCAGGAAGTGCCACAAATGCCAAATTTACGGAGACAAAATACACGCGCCTCATTCACCTCTTCACGTCATGACCTCTCCTTGGCCGttttccatgtggggtatggatgttattgggccaatatcaccaaaggcttctaatgggcatcgtttcatcttcGTAGTAATTGATTACTTTACcaagtgggtggaagctgcttcatatgcaaatgtcacgaaAGCAGTagtcagcaaattcttgaagaaggagatcatttgtcgatatggaatgcctgagagGATCATATCCGATAATGCGATGAACTTGAATAATAGCACAATAGCTGAGGTTTGTagccaatttaaaattaagcatCATAACTCATCGCCGTATCGTCTAAAAATGAATGGTCCAGTGGAGGCGgccaataaaaacattaaaaggattgtggggaaaatgactgaaacctacaaggattggcatgagaaattatcATTTGCTCTCCTTGCCTATCGAACATCTGTTAGAACTTCTACTG CAACGTCTTTTTCtctggtttatggaatggaggcagtattacccattgaagttgaaatcccttctctaCGGGTGTTATCTGAGCTACAGTTGGATAAAGCctaatggatccaatctcggtacgatcagttgaacctaataGAGGAAAAGAGGCTAAGAGCTATTCACCATGGgcaaatgtaccagaaacgaatgatgcgagcctataataAAAAGGTTCGCCCCCGAGAATTTCGTGAAGGGGACTTGGTACTAGAAAAGATTCTTCCTATGCAAaaagattttagaggaaaatggatgccaaattgggaaggcccttatgttgtaaagaaggccttttctggTGGAGCTTTGATCCTATGCGAGATGAATGGCAAAAGTTTACCAAATCCTGTAAACGCAGACTccgtcaagaaatacttcacttga